GTCGCCTTCCCTTCCGTCCCGTCGAGGATCCTCTGCGCCTTCAACCGCATGCGGATACGCTCGTTGATCTCGCGCCGGTCCTCGTTGACGCCGGTGACGATGAGGAACGCGACGGCCTCGGTCTGATCGACCGCAAGTCCATGTGCGTGAGCGGCTTCCCGGGCTGCCTCAGCCGACGCGACGGGCTTCACTCTTCCCTGCCCTCGCTTCGTCGTGGTGAGGGTCTCGCGTTCAGCGGTGACGGCTTGCGTGGTCGTGTATCGGCCGTCGTTCACGGGTAGTAGCACCCGCGTCTTCCTCGCCTCCCGGATGAGCTTGGGCAGATTCATGATCTCGGCGGGCAGCACAATCGGGCGCTTCACCACGCGGCGTTGGAGGTTCACGGCGTCACGGAGGTCGTGCGGACTCATCGAGATGGACTCGGTCGCCTCGTTCACTTCCTGTTCTCCCAGCGACTGCGCGGCCCACTCCGCAGTGGCGTGCTCGACACTGCGCAGCATGAGTCGCGTGAGGCACGAACCCGAGATGCTCTGCGCGCCGTAGACCCCATAGAGGCGCCGCAACTGCCCGATGTCCTGCAGTCCGAGGATGGTCGCCCCGCCGTGCTTGCGCGACATGGTCAGCAGTCCCCCGTCGGGCGTGAGGGCAGGCAGTTCCTGGAGGCTCGCGACCTCGTCCAGGACCACCCAGAAGCGGCGTTTCAAGTCCGGCGGAAGGCTCAGGATCGAGGCCGCGGCCTGATCGCACCAGAGGGAGAGCAGTGGCCGCAGGAAGGCATGCTGATCTCTGCGGGAGGTGAGGAAGAGCCACGCATCGCTCCCCTCGTCTTCGATAAAGCGGCGGACCGAGAACGGTTGGTTGAATAGGTCTGGATCGGGCAGATAGCCCCAAGCACGGATCTTCGTGCTGACCGTTGCGCGCACCCCGATCGCCATCTTCTCGGCCGCCGGATCGATCGCCGGTGCGGCTTCCGTGCCCTTCACCAGTGCGAAGAGCTCGCCCAGGGGTGCGATGGAGATCATGTGCCGGAAGGCGGCATTCGTCGCCTCGCCGCGCTCTGCCACACGCAGGGCGACGGCCTCGAAGAGGCCCCGCGGACCTTCGCGCCAGAATGGGTCATTCACCCGCTCGTTCTCGGGGATGATGGATGCGGCGAGACTCGCGTAGTCGTAGGCTTCGCGCACCTCGCCCCACAGCGTCCAGGATCGACTCCTCGCATCCAGGGGATTGAGCAGCACGTCCTGC
This window of the Betaproteobacteria bacterium genome carries:
- a CDS encoding type IV secretion system DNA-binding domain-containing protein; amino-acid sequence: MQVYYRHGQDVLLNPLDARSRSWTLWGEVREAYDYASLAASIIPENERVNDPFWREGPRGLFEAVALRVAERGEATNAAFRHMISIAPLGELFALVKGTEAAPAIDPAAEKMAIGVRATVSTKIRAWGYLPDPDLFNQPFSVRRFIEDEGSDAWLFLTSRRDQHAFLRPLLSLWCDQAAASILSLPPDLKRRFWVVLDEVASLQELPALTPDGGLLTMSRKHGGATILGLQDIGQLRRLYGVYGAQSISGSCLTRLMLRSVEHATAEWAAQSLGEQEVNEATESISMSPHDLRDAVNLQRRVVKRPIVLPAEIMNLPKLIREARKTRVLLPVNDGRYTTTQAVTAERETLTTTKRGQGRVKPVASAEAAREAAHAHGLAVDQTEAVAFLIVTGVNEDRREINERIRMRLKAQRILDGTEGKATVLVQRDLTRAELTQPKSYEIGDIVRFGRSYAKVGIESGEYLTVNAVDIPRGLVPLARDGNMIDWEPRRASNVEVYREESRTLTAGDRLRWTRNDRDLARRNGEVVEVVSVDQGKRHAMVRGSRDAEALDLSAHRHWEHAYASTIHAAQGKTTDRVLVHIDTKYEQTLGSESFYVAISRARQEAKLYVDDASKLAVAVERSTQKQYGLEALERAVSVPKSRETQGDLRG